One segment of Megachile rotundata isolate GNS110a chromosome 6, iyMegRotu1, whole genome shotgun sequence DNA contains the following:
- the LOC100876856 gene encoding U2 snRNP-associated SURP motif-containing protein isoform X2 — MADKAIMKQIAEQKLKAFSIGTMGKRPLSKKELEEQRKKEQEQAAAQAFEEFVATFQETPNKTTSKVWVKAGTYDAGKRQEDTREKGKLYKPQSKISELVDNRSSAEQAQEYARLLGSNERKLDRLGKKKKESEKKKSNLELFKEELKMIQEEREERHKYKGVVKTVISTQSEDPMLAALKCVEDGSFDNGDPNTTNLYLGNLNPKITEQQLMEIFGKYGPLASIKIMWPRSDEEKARQRNCGFVAFMSRKDGERALKNLNGRDIMQYEMKLGWGKSVPIPPYPIYIPPALMEITQPPPPSGLPFNAQPHRRDRHKVPRIRNLQSADPKEKENFEKILQNAVVKVVIPTERNLVMLIHRMVEFVIREGPMFEAMIMNRELNNPMFRFLFENYSPAHIYYRWKLYSILQGDGQKEWRTEDFRMFKGGSVWRPPPINPWTQGMPDELIEMEERQEPRRGSLSNSQRDRLEDLLRNISPERIKVAEAMVFCIEHAEAAEEICDCISESLSILQTPVNKKIARLYLISDILHNCGVKVNNATIYRKAFETRLLDIFNEVHQAYKQFDSRLKAEGFKVRVMRMFRAWEDWAVYPRDFLVKLQNTFLGLVLVDEPEQENDEDIDGAPLSDVDGDGGEDLDGVPLDGAALLKGAMKHGLTPQTTSNYDDIDGVPMDEDIDGIPMDEDDSSSLRNKEDEKKPSIPAGFVPSRWETVDPDQVEAQAMTTSKWEELGQNDDSNSQDTSMDSSGRDYNEERRSRLREIEVKIMQYQDELESGRRALKSGMTIQGQVEHYRKKLIRKSERELKDAKSEERDDDRRREKKRSTTPESPSHYRDRRRTSTSPSSKSNRYRSRSRSPRGKRRSRSPYKKRVPVTPSPPRIRRTPSPSFSSRVSRRSPISERSDRKRRARSPSLSPPPPPRTSKHRANSPPSPSSRKHRHKHKY; from the exons atggcAGATAAAGCTATTATGAAg cAAATTGCAGAACAAAAGCttaaagcattttctattggcaCAATGGGTAAGAGACCATTAAGTAAAAAAGAATTAGAAGAACAACGTAAAAAAGAACAAGAACAGGCTGCAGCTCAA GCTTTTGAAGAATTTGTAGCCACTTTTCAAGAAACACCTAATAAAACAACAAGCAAAGTTTGGGTAAAAGCAGGCACTTATGATGCAGGAAAACGAC aGGAAGATACAAGGGAAAAGGGGAAACTTTATAAGCCTCAGTCAAAGATATCGGAGCTTGTTGATAACAGGTCATCAGCTGAACAAGCTCAAGAATATGCAAGGCTATTGGGAtcaaatgaaagaaaattgGATAGATtggggaaaaagaaaaaagaaagtgaaaagaagaaaagtaatcttgaattatttaaagaagAGTTAAAAATGATTcaggaagaaagagaagaacGTCATAAATATAAAGGTGTTGTGAAAACTGTTATTTCTACCCAATCAGAAGATCCAATGTTAGCGGCTCTAAAATGTGTTGAAg ATGGATCATTTGATAATGGTGATCCTAATACAACTAAtctgtatttgggaaatttaaaccCAAag AttacagaacaacaattaatgGAAATATTTGGAAAGTATGGGCCATTAGCTAGTATCAAAATTATGTGGCCACGTAGCGATGAAGAGAAAGCTAGGCAAAGAAATTGTGGCTTTGTTGCATTCATGAGCCGTAAAGACGGAGAACGagctttaaaaaatttaaacg GTCGTGATATAATGCAGTATGAGATGAAATTAGGCTGGGGAAAAAGTGTTCCCATTCCCCCTTATCCCATTTATATTCCACCTGCTTTGATGGAAATTACGCAGCCACCGCCTCCATCTGGTCTTCCATTTAATGCTCAACCGCACCGTCGTGACAGACATAAG GTACCTCGTATTCGTAATCTACAGTCAGCTGATCCTAAGGAAAAGGAAAACTTTGAGAAG ATTTTACAGAATGCTGTTGTTAAAGTGGTTATACCAACAGAAAG AAATCTGGTTATGTTAATACACAGAATGGTAGAATTTGTAATTCGAGAGGGTCCAATGTTTGAAGCAATGATAATGAATAGAGAACTAAACAATCCAATGTTTag atttttatttgaaaattattctcCTGCACATATCTACTATCGATGGAAATTGTATTCCATATTACAAGGCGATGGACAAAAAGAATGGCGTACTGAAGATTTTAGAATGTTTAAAGGGGGCAGTGTGTGGAGACCACCACCTATTAATCCATGGACTCAGGGAATGCCTGATGAATTAATTGAGATGGAGGAAAGACAAGAACCGAGAAGAGGAAGTTTGTCCAACAG TCAACGAGATCGATTAGAAGATTTATTGCGAAACATATCGCCTGAAAGGATAAAAGTAGCAGAAGCCATGGTATTTTGTATAGAACATGCTGAAGCAGCGGAAGaaatttgtgattgcatttcaGAGTCATTGTCGATATTACAAACACCTGTTAATAAGAAAATTGCGAGATTATATCTTATATCTGATATATTACATAATTGTGGTGTTAAAGTGAATAATGCTACTATTTATCGAAAAGC GTTTGAAACCAGACTTTTGGATATATTTAATGAAGTTCATCAAGCTTACAAACAGTTTGATAGTAGATTAAAAGCTGAAGGATTTAAAGTGCGTGTAATGAGAATGTTTAGGGCATGGGAAGATTGGGCAGTTTATCCGCGAGATTTTCtcgttaaattacaaaatactttTCTTGGTCTTGTTCTG GTAGATGAACCTGAACAAGAAAATGATGAAGACATCGATGGAGCACCTTTATCGGATGTAGATGGTGACGGCGGAGAAGATTTGGATGGAGTACCATTAGACGGAGCCGCTTTACTTAAAGGCGCCATGAAACATGGTTTAACACCACAAACAACATCCAATTATGACGACATTGATGGAGTTCCTA TGGATGAAGATATAGATGGTATTCCAATGGATGAAGATGATTCTTCGAGCTTGCGAAATAAGGAGGATGAAAAGAAACCATCAATCCCTGCAGGTTTTGTACCATCACGTTGGGAAACTGTTGATCCTGATCag GTTGAAGCACAAGCTATGACAACTAGTAAATGGGAAGAGTTAGGTCAGAATGAtgattcaaattctcaagatacTAGTATGGATTCAAG CGGTAGAGATTATAACGAAGAAAGAAGAAGTAGACTTCGTGAAATTGAGGTTAAGATAATGCAATATCAAGATGAATTAGAAAGCGGCAGAAGGGCATTGAAATCTGGAATGACAATTCAAGGACAGGTAGAACATTATAGAAAAAAACTAATAAGAAAG aGCGAGAGAGAACTGAAAGATGCAAAAAGTGAGGAGCGTGATGACGACAGGCGAAGAGAAAAGAAACGAAGCACAACTCCAGAATCTCCAAGTCATTATAGAGATCGAAGACGTACCTCAACGAGTCCATCGTCTAAAAGCAATAGATATCG ATCCCGTAGCAGATCACCACGTGGTAAACGTAGATCACGATCTCCATACAAAAAAAGAGTTccagtcacaccatcaccacCACGTATCCGACGAACCCCATCGCCTTCTTTTTCATCTAGAGTATCTCGGAGATCTCCAATTAGTGAACGAAGCGATAGAAAGAGAAGAGCAAGGTCGCCATCGTTATCTCCACCACCTCCACCACGTACCTCAAAGCATAGAGCTAATAGTCCGCCTTCTCCATCGTCACGCAAACATAGacataaacataaatattaa
- the LOC100876856 gene encoding U2 snRNP-associated SURP motif-containing protein isoform X1 has product MHLLLNYLQMADKAIMKQIAEQKLKAFSIGTMGKRPLSKKELEEQRKKEQEQAAAQAFEEFVATFQETPNKTTSKVWVKAGTYDAGKRQEDTREKGKLYKPQSKISELVDNRSSAEQAQEYARLLGSNERKLDRLGKKKKESEKKKSNLELFKEELKMIQEEREERHKYKGVVKTVISTQSEDPMLAALKCVEDGSFDNGDPNTTNLYLGNLNPKITEQQLMEIFGKYGPLASIKIMWPRSDEEKARQRNCGFVAFMSRKDGERALKNLNGRDIMQYEMKLGWGKSVPIPPYPIYIPPALMEITQPPPPSGLPFNAQPHRRDRHKVPRIRNLQSADPKEKENFEKILQNAVVKVVIPTERNLVMLIHRMVEFVIREGPMFEAMIMNRELNNPMFRFLFENYSPAHIYYRWKLYSILQGDGQKEWRTEDFRMFKGGSVWRPPPINPWTQGMPDELIEMEERQEPRRGSLSNSQRDRLEDLLRNISPERIKVAEAMVFCIEHAEAAEEICDCISESLSILQTPVNKKIARLYLISDILHNCGVKVNNATIYRKAFETRLLDIFNEVHQAYKQFDSRLKAEGFKVRVMRMFRAWEDWAVYPRDFLVKLQNTFLGLVLVDEPEQENDEDIDGAPLSDVDGDGGEDLDGVPLDGAALLKGAMKHGLTPQTTSNYDDIDGVPMDEDIDGIPMDEDDSSSLRNKEDEKKPSIPAGFVPSRWETVDPDQVEAQAMTTSKWEELGQNDDSNSQDTSMDSSGRDYNEERRSRLREIEVKIMQYQDELESGRRALKSGMTIQGQVEHYRKKLIRKSERELKDAKSEERDDDRRREKKRSTTPESPSHYRDRRRTSTSPSSKSNRYRSRSRSPRGKRRSRSPYKKRVPVTPSPPRIRRTPSPSFSSRVSRRSPISERSDRKRRARSPSLSPPPPPRTSKHRANSPPSPSSRKHRHKHKY; this is encoded by the exons ATGCATTTGTT gttaaattatttacaaatggcAGATAAAGCTATTATGAAg cAAATTGCAGAACAAAAGCttaaagcattttctattggcaCAATGGGTAAGAGACCATTAAGTAAAAAAGAATTAGAAGAACAACGTAAAAAAGAACAAGAACAGGCTGCAGCTCAA GCTTTTGAAGAATTTGTAGCCACTTTTCAAGAAACACCTAATAAAACAACAAGCAAAGTTTGGGTAAAAGCAGGCACTTATGATGCAGGAAAACGAC aGGAAGATACAAGGGAAAAGGGGAAACTTTATAAGCCTCAGTCAAAGATATCGGAGCTTGTTGATAACAGGTCATCAGCTGAACAAGCTCAAGAATATGCAAGGCTATTGGGAtcaaatgaaagaaaattgGATAGATtggggaaaaagaaaaaagaaagtgaaaagaagaaaagtaatcttgaattatttaaagaagAGTTAAAAATGATTcaggaagaaagagaagaacGTCATAAATATAAAGGTGTTGTGAAAACTGTTATTTCTACCCAATCAGAAGATCCAATGTTAGCGGCTCTAAAATGTGTTGAAg ATGGATCATTTGATAATGGTGATCCTAATACAACTAAtctgtatttgggaaatttaaaccCAAag AttacagaacaacaattaatgGAAATATTTGGAAAGTATGGGCCATTAGCTAGTATCAAAATTATGTGGCCACGTAGCGATGAAGAGAAAGCTAGGCAAAGAAATTGTGGCTTTGTTGCATTCATGAGCCGTAAAGACGGAGAACGagctttaaaaaatttaaacg GTCGTGATATAATGCAGTATGAGATGAAATTAGGCTGGGGAAAAAGTGTTCCCATTCCCCCTTATCCCATTTATATTCCACCTGCTTTGATGGAAATTACGCAGCCACCGCCTCCATCTGGTCTTCCATTTAATGCTCAACCGCACCGTCGTGACAGACATAAG GTACCTCGTATTCGTAATCTACAGTCAGCTGATCCTAAGGAAAAGGAAAACTTTGAGAAG ATTTTACAGAATGCTGTTGTTAAAGTGGTTATACCAACAGAAAG AAATCTGGTTATGTTAATACACAGAATGGTAGAATTTGTAATTCGAGAGGGTCCAATGTTTGAAGCAATGATAATGAATAGAGAACTAAACAATCCAATGTTTag atttttatttgaaaattattctcCTGCACATATCTACTATCGATGGAAATTGTATTCCATATTACAAGGCGATGGACAAAAAGAATGGCGTACTGAAGATTTTAGAATGTTTAAAGGGGGCAGTGTGTGGAGACCACCACCTATTAATCCATGGACTCAGGGAATGCCTGATGAATTAATTGAGATGGAGGAAAGACAAGAACCGAGAAGAGGAAGTTTGTCCAACAG TCAACGAGATCGATTAGAAGATTTATTGCGAAACATATCGCCTGAAAGGATAAAAGTAGCAGAAGCCATGGTATTTTGTATAGAACATGCTGAAGCAGCGGAAGaaatttgtgattgcatttcaGAGTCATTGTCGATATTACAAACACCTGTTAATAAGAAAATTGCGAGATTATATCTTATATCTGATATATTACATAATTGTGGTGTTAAAGTGAATAATGCTACTATTTATCGAAAAGC GTTTGAAACCAGACTTTTGGATATATTTAATGAAGTTCATCAAGCTTACAAACAGTTTGATAGTAGATTAAAAGCTGAAGGATTTAAAGTGCGTGTAATGAGAATGTTTAGGGCATGGGAAGATTGGGCAGTTTATCCGCGAGATTTTCtcgttaaattacaaaatactttTCTTGGTCTTGTTCTG GTAGATGAACCTGAACAAGAAAATGATGAAGACATCGATGGAGCACCTTTATCGGATGTAGATGGTGACGGCGGAGAAGATTTGGATGGAGTACCATTAGACGGAGCCGCTTTACTTAAAGGCGCCATGAAACATGGTTTAACACCACAAACAACATCCAATTATGACGACATTGATGGAGTTCCTA TGGATGAAGATATAGATGGTATTCCAATGGATGAAGATGATTCTTCGAGCTTGCGAAATAAGGAGGATGAAAAGAAACCATCAATCCCTGCAGGTTTTGTACCATCACGTTGGGAAACTGTTGATCCTGATCag GTTGAAGCACAAGCTATGACAACTAGTAAATGGGAAGAGTTAGGTCAGAATGAtgattcaaattctcaagatacTAGTATGGATTCAAG CGGTAGAGATTATAACGAAGAAAGAAGAAGTAGACTTCGTGAAATTGAGGTTAAGATAATGCAATATCAAGATGAATTAGAAAGCGGCAGAAGGGCATTGAAATCTGGAATGACAATTCAAGGACAGGTAGAACATTATAGAAAAAAACTAATAAGAAAG aGCGAGAGAGAACTGAAAGATGCAAAAAGTGAGGAGCGTGATGACGACAGGCGAAGAGAAAAGAAACGAAGCACAACTCCAGAATCTCCAAGTCATTATAGAGATCGAAGACGTACCTCAACGAGTCCATCGTCTAAAAGCAATAGATATCG ATCCCGTAGCAGATCACCACGTGGTAAACGTAGATCACGATCTCCATACAAAAAAAGAGTTccagtcacaccatcaccacCACGTATCCGACGAACCCCATCGCCTTCTTTTTCATCTAGAGTATCTCGGAGATCTCCAATTAGTGAACGAAGCGATAGAAAGAGAAGAGCAAGGTCGCCATCGTTATCTCCACCACCTCCACCACGTACCTCAAAGCATAGAGCTAATAGTCCGCCTTCTCCATCGTCACGCAAACATAGacataaacataaatattaa
- the LOC100876856 gene encoding U2 snRNP-associated SURP motif-containing protein isoform X3 — MHLLLNYLQMADKAIMKQIAEQKLKAFSIGTMGKRPLSKKELEEQRKKEQEQAAAQAFEEFVATFQETPNKTTSKVWVKAGTYDAGKRQEDTREKGKLYKPQSKISELVDNRSSAEQAQEYARLLGSNERKLDRLGKKKKESEKKKSNLELFKEELKMIQEEREERHKYKGVVKTVISTQSEDPMLAALKCVEDGSFDNGDPNTTNLYLGNLNPKITEQQLMEIFGKYGPLASIKIMWPRSDEEKARQRNCGFVAFMSRKDGERALKNLNGRDIMQYEMKLGWGKSVPIPPYPIYIPPALMEITQPPPPSGLPFNAQPHRRDRHKVPRIRNLQSADPKEKENFEKILQNAVVKVVIPTERNLVMLIHRMVEFVIREGPMFEAMIMNRELNNPMFRFLFENYSPAHIYYRWKLYSILQGDGQKEWRTEDFRMFKGGSVWRPPPINPWTQGMPDELIEMEERQEPRRGSLSNSQRDRLEDLLRNISPERIKVAEAMVFCIEHAEAAEEICDCISESLSILQTPVNKKIARLYLISDILHNCGVKVNNATIYRKAFETRLLDIFNEVHQAYKQFDSRLKAEGFKVRVMRMFRAWEDWAVYPRDFLVKLQNTFLGLVLVDEPEQENDEDIDGAPLSDVDGDGGEDLDGVPLDGAALLKGAMKHGLTPQTTSNYDDIDGVPMDEDIDGIPMDEDDSSSLRNKEDEKKPSIPAGFVPSRWETVDPDQVEAQAMTTSKWEELGQNDDSNSQDTSMDSSGRDYNEERRSRLREIEVKIMQYQDELESGRRALKSGMTIQGQSERELKDAKSEERDDDRRREKKRSTTPESPSHYRDRRRTSTSPSSKSNRYRSRSRSPRGKRRSRSPYKKRVPVTPSPPRIRRTPSPSFSSRVSRRSPISERSDRKRRARSPSLSPPPPPRTSKHRANSPPSPSSRKHRHKHKY, encoded by the exons ATGCATTTGTT gttaaattatttacaaatggcAGATAAAGCTATTATGAAg cAAATTGCAGAACAAAAGCttaaagcattttctattggcaCAATGGGTAAGAGACCATTAAGTAAAAAAGAATTAGAAGAACAACGTAAAAAAGAACAAGAACAGGCTGCAGCTCAA GCTTTTGAAGAATTTGTAGCCACTTTTCAAGAAACACCTAATAAAACAACAAGCAAAGTTTGGGTAAAAGCAGGCACTTATGATGCAGGAAAACGAC aGGAAGATACAAGGGAAAAGGGGAAACTTTATAAGCCTCAGTCAAAGATATCGGAGCTTGTTGATAACAGGTCATCAGCTGAACAAGCTCAAGAATATGCAAGGCTATTGGGAtcaaatgaaagaaaattgGATAGATtggggaaaaagaaaaaagaaagtgaaaagaagaaaagtaatcttgaattatttaaagaagAGTTAAAAATGATTcaggaagaaagagaagaacGTCATAAATATAAAGGTGTTGTGAAAACTGTTATTTCTACCCAATCAGAAGATCCAATGTTAGCGGCTCTAAAATGTGTTGAAg ATGGATCATTTGATAATGGTGATCCTAATACAACTAAtctgtatttgggaaatttaaaccCAAag AttacagaacaacaattaatgGAAATATTTGGAAAGTATGGGCCATTAGCTAGTATCAAAATTATGTGGCCACGTAGCGATGAAGAGAAAGCTAGGCAAAGAAATTGTGGCTTTGTTGCATTCATGAGCCGTAAAGACGGAGAACGagctttaaaaaatttaaacg GTCGTGATATAATGCAGTATGAGATGAAATTAGGCTGGGGAAAAAGTGTTCCCATTCCCCCTTATCCCATTTATATTCCACCTGCTTTGATGGAAATTACGCAGCCACCGCCTCCATCTGGTCTTCCATTTAATGCTCAACCGCACCGTCGTGACAGACATAAG GTACCTCGTATTCGTAATCTACAGTCAGCTGATCCTAAGGAAAAGGAAAACTTTGAGAAG ATTTTACAGAATGCTGTTGTTAAAGTGGTTATACCAACAGAAAG AAATCTGGTTATGTTAATACACAGAATGGTAGAATTTGTAATTCGAGAGGGTCCAATGTTTGAAGCAATGATAATGAATAGAGAACTAAACAATCCAATGTTTag atttttatttgaaaattattctcCTGCACATATCTACTATCGATGGAAATTGTATTCCATATTACAAGGCGATGGACAAAAAGAATGGCGTACTGAAGATTTTAGAATGTTTAAAGGGGGCAGTGTGTGGAGACCACCACCTATTAATCCATGGACTCAGGGAATGCCTGATGAATTAATTGAGATGGAGGAAAGACAAGAACCGAGAAGAGGAAGTTTGTCCAACAG TCAACGAGATCGATTAGAAGATTTATTGCGAAACATATCGCCTGAAAGGATAAAAGTAGCAGAAGCCATGGTATTTTGTATAGAACATGCTGAAGCAGCGGAAGaaatttgtgattgcatttcaGAGTCATTGTCGATATTACAAACACCTGTTAATAAGAAAATTGCGAGATTATATCTTATATCTGATATATTACATAATTGTGGTGTTAAAGTGAATAATGCTACTATTTATCGAAAAGC GTTTGAAACCAGACTTTTGGATATATTTAATGAAGTTCATCAAGCTTACAAACAGTTTGATAGTAGATTAAAAGCTGAAGGATTTAAAGTGCGTGTAATGAGAATGTTTAGGGCATGGGAAGATTGGGCAGTTTATCCGCGAGATTTTCtcgttaaattacaaaatactttTCTTGGTCTTGTTCTG GTAGATGAACCTGAACAAGAAAATGATGAAGACATCGATGGAGCACCTTTATCGGATGTAGATGGTGACGGCGGAGAAGATTTGGATGGAGTACCATTAGACGGAGCCGCTTTACTTAAAGGCGCCATGAAACATGGTTTAACACCACAAACAACATCCAATTATGACGACATTGATGGAGTTCCTA TGGATGAAGATATAGATGGTATTCCAATGGATGAAGATGATTCTTCGAGCTTGCGAAATAAGGAGGATGAAAAGAAACCATCAATCCCTGCAGGTTTTGTACCATCACGTTGGGAAACTGTTGATCCTGATCag GTTGAAGCACAAGCTATGACAACTAGTAAATGGGAAGAGTTAGGTCAGAATGAtgattcaaattctcaagatacTAGTATGGATTCAAG CGGTAGAGATTATAACGAAGAAAGAAGAAGTAGACTTCGTGAAATTGAGGTTAAGATAATGCAATATCAAGATGAATTAGAAAGCGGCAGAAGGGCATTGAAATCTGGAATGACAATTCAAGGACAG aGCGAGAGAGAACTGAAAGATGCAAAAAGTGAGGAGCGTGATGACGACAGGCGAAGAGAAAAGAAACGAAGCACAACTCCAGAATCTCCAAGTCATTATAGAGATCGAAGACGTACCTCAACGAGTCCATCGTCTAAAAGCAATAGATATCG ATCCCGTAGCAGATCACCACGTGGTAAACGTAGATCACGATCTCCATACAAAAAAAGAGTTccagtcacaccatcaccacCACGTATCCGACGAACCCCATCGCCTTCTTTTTCATCTAGAGTATCTCGGAGATCTCCAATTAGTGAACGAAGCGATAGAAAGAGAAGAGCAAGGTCGCCATCGTTATCTCCACCACCTCCACCACGTACCTCAAAGCATAGAGCTAATAGTCCGCCTTCTCCATCGTCACGCAAACATAGacataaacataaatattaa
- the LOC100882460 gene encoding uncharacterized protein LOC100882460, translating into MSGDVQTRKRKEKKRKKDEEDNVIPSTPAPTVSENITDNITLHIYKESSTGGHWCVRIIFFVILAILVALIGIIILEHRGETDTDTPLESSRWAFIFDGWVDDSLSLYDKEESDEKHESEKHVEEHDHNIEEKDADTEEEEHEEESEEVDKDEADEDGEEEEEEEEEDEVGEQEDEEEGEEEGEEEGEEGAESEEGMEEEGEEEIAAENEEENNDSEDKEEIEWQYENEKSNEEEEAEEEEEEINPQSFDETDVLEEIYGISKERNSDEKDMISEEDNQFDDPLEMPTKEDVYERFLDIPGINEITDDNIEPLEEVENVEVEEFVNDVDIKPEEEEEIEEESASVTMKFGVGVALVVAAHFVLVKRWNHDVNFVENESKIIESEKRDKEDNILLTIKRISEIEKDEKQNKEKLKKEEEIIERKKVEKEPEKEEVEEEEEEEEEEYEEEEYEEEEDEDEEKEIIRKDVKEKTKEYKRSIKPENEEEIEIESNQQQEYGTEEEEIESEVEEEEEEEEEEEEEEEEEEEEEEEEEENFDDSELIAKLEAKYGKLEPK; encoded by the exons ATGTCCGGGGATGTACAAACAAGAAAACGAAAAGAGAAGAAACGTAAAAAGG ATGAGGAAGACAATGTCATACCCTCCACCCCTGCGCCAACTGTCTCCGAAAATATAACAGACAATATAACTTTGCACATTTATAAAGAGAGCAGTACCGGCGGACATTGGTGTGTTCgcattatattttttgtaatattggCAATACTTGTTGCTTTAATTGGTATCATCATCTTGGAGCATAGGGGTGAAACAGATA CTGATACACCATTGGAATCATCGCGTTGGGCCTTTATTTTCGATGGCTGGGTGGATGATTCTTTATCTTTATATGATAAAGAGGAGAGCGATGAAAAACATGAAAGTGAGAAACATGTGGAAGAACACGATCATAATATAGAAGAAAAGGATGCTGATACCGAAGAAGAAGAACATGAAGAAGAAAGCGAAGAAGTAGATAAAGATGAGGCAGATGAAgatggagaagaagaagaagaagaagaagaagaagatgaagtAGGTGAACAGGAAGATGAGGAGGAGGGCGAAGAGGAGGGTGAGGAGGAGGGAGAGGAGGGGGCAGAAAGTGAGGAAGGCATGGAGGAGGAGGGGGAGGAGGAAATAGCAGctgaaaatgaagaagaaaataatGATTCCGAAGATAAAGAAg AAATAGAATGGCAATATGAGAATGAAAAATctaatgaagaagaagaagcagaggaagaagaagaagaaataaatcCACAAAGTTTTGATGAAACTGATGTACTGGAAGAAATTTATGGTATTAGTAAAGAAAGAAATTCGGATGAGAAAGATATGATATCTGAGGAAGATAACCAGTTTGATGATCCATTAGAAATGCCAACAAAAGAAGATGTATATGAGAGGTTTTTAGACATTCCTGGTATTAATGAAATTACTGATGATAATATAGAACCTTTAGAGGAG gTAGAAAATGTAGAAGTTGAAGAGTTTGTTAATGATGTAGATATTAAaccagaagaagaagaggaaattgAAGAAGAATCTGCTAGTG TGACAATGAAGTTTGGAGTTGGTGTAGCACTTGTTGTTGCTGCACATTTTGTCCTTGTGAAACGATGGAACCATG ACGTTAACTTTGTTGAAAATGAGTCTAAAATAATTGAGTCTGAAAAAAGAGATAAAGAAGATAACATACTTTTAACAATAAAAAGGATATCAGAAATAGAAAAGGATGAAAAACAGAACAAAGAAAAACttaaaaaggaagaagaaatcatagaaagaaagaaagttgAGAAGGAACCAGAAAAAGAAGAAGtagaggaagaggaggaggaagaagaagaagaatatgAAGAGGAAGAATATGAGGAAGAGGAAGATGAGGATGAGGAAAAGGAGATAATAAGAAAAGATGTAAAAGAGAAAACAAAGGAATATAAGAGAAGTATAAAACCAGAGAATGAAGAGGAGATAGAAATTGAATCAAATCAGCAGCAGGAATATGGTACAGAGGAGGAAGAGATAGAATCAGAggtggaagaagaagaagaagaagaagaggaggaggaggaagaggaggaggaggaggaggaggaggaagaggaggaggaggaaaattttGATGATTCTGAATTGATTGCTAAACTTGAAGCTAAATATGGAAAGCTAGAACCTAAATAG